A stretch of Oryza brachyantha chromosome 4, ObraRS2, whole genome shotgun sequence DNA encodes these proteins:
- the LOC102722952 gene encoding DEAD-box ATP-dependent RNA helicase 6, whose translation MDPLARYPPGIGNGRGGNPNYYGRGPPPPQQQHQHQHQHQQPPQPHHHQYVQRQPQPQPQQTQNNSQHQQWLRRNQITNEAAGASEQKAPPVPDGIDSSSQDWKAQLKLPPQDTRYRTEDVTATKGNEFEDYFLKRELLMGIYEKGFERPSPIQEESIPIALTGSDILARAKNGTGKTAAFCIPALEKIDQDKNAIQVVILVPTRELALQTSQVCKELGKHLKIQVMVTTGGTSLKDDIVRLYQPVHLLVGTPGRILDLTKKGVCILKNCSMLVMDEADKLLSPEFQPSVEQLIRYLPSNRQILMFSATFPVTVKDFKDKYLPKPYVINLMDELTLKGITQFYAFVEERQKVHCLNTLFSKLQINQSIIFCNSVNRVELLAKKITELGYSCFYIHAKMLQDHRNRVFHDFRNGACRNLVCTDLFTRGIDIQAVNVVINFDFPKNAETYLHRVGRSGRFGHLGLAVNLITYEDRFNLYRIEQELGTEIKPIPPQIDRAIYCQ comes from the exons ATGGATCCGCTGGCGAGGTACCCTCCCGGCATCGGCAACGGCCGCGGTGGGAACCCTAACTACTACGGCCgtggcccgccgccgccgcagcagcagcatcagcatcagcatcagcatcagcagcCACCGCAGCCGCACCACCACCAGTACGTGCAgcggcagccgcagccgcagccgcagcaaACGCAGAACAACAGCCAGCACCAGCAGTGGCTTCGGCGGAACCAGATCACTAACGAGGCCGCGGGTGCCAGCGAGCAGAAGGCACCGCCTGTCCCGGACGGCATAGATTCGAG TTCACAAGACTGGAAGGCCCAACTAAAGCTCCCACCTCAAGATACACGCTACAGGACAGAG GATGTTACTGCAACCAAGGGAAATGAATTTGAAGACTATTTTCTGAAGCGAGAACTTCTTATGGGCATATATGAGAAAGGATTTGAAAGACCTTCTCCTATACAAGAAGAAAGTATTCCTATTGCATTAACTGGTAGTGACATTCTTGCAAGAGCCAAAAACGGAACTGGCAAGACTGCTGCATTTTGTATACCTGCGCTAGAAAAGATTGATCAAGACAAAAATGCTATCCAAG TTGTGATATTGGTTCCCACAAGGGAATTAGCTCTACAAACATCACAAGTTTGCAAGGAACTTGGGAAACACTTGAAGATTCAAGTGATGGTCACTACTGGAGGGACCAGCCTAAAGGATGATATTGTCCGTCTTTATCAACCTGTTCATTTACTTGTTGGAACTCCTGGCCGTATTTTAGACCTTACAAAGAAAGGTGTCTGCATCCTGAAGAACTGTTCAATGCTTGTTATGGATGAG GCAGATAAGCTGCTTTCTCCTGAGTTCCAACCTTCTGTGGAACAATTGATTCGGTATCTTCCGTCGAATCGGCAGATTTTAATGTTCTCTGCAACATTCCCTGTGACTGTCAAGGATTTCAAGGACAAATATCTCCCTAAGCCCTATGTCATTAACCTTATGGATGAACTTACATTGAAGGGAATTACACAATTTTATGCTTTTGTTGAAGAGAGGCAGAAAGTCCACTGTCTTAATACTCTTTTTTCCAAG CTgcaaattaatcaatcaataaTATTCTGTAACTCGGTAAATCGTGTTGAACTACTGGCGAAGAAGATCACAGAGCTTGGTTATTCTTGCTTCTATATACATGCTAAAATGTTGCAAGACCATCGGAACAGGGTTTTCCATGATTTTCGCAATGGTGCATGCAGGAACTTAGTTTGTACAG ATCTTTTTACAAGGGGAATAGATATCCAAGCGGTTAATGTTGTTATCAATTTTGATTTCCCCAAGAACGCAGAAACATATCTCCATAGG GTTGGTAGATCTGGCCGATTTGGCCACCTTGGTTTGGCCGTGAATTTGATCACCTATGAGGATCGGTTTAACCT GTATCGCATTGAACAGGAGCTTGGAACTGAGATAAAACCAATACCACCTCAGATAGACCGAGCAATATATTGCCAATAG
- the LOC102716592 gene encoding transcription factor MYB17-like, with protein MGRTPCCDSKALKKGPWTPDEDKLLVDYVQANGSGNWRMLPKLAGLNRCGKSCRLRWTNYLRPDIKRGPFTPEEHKSILQLHAIVGNKWSMIAAQLPGRTDNEIKNYWNTNVKKQLRQGHSAAVGEQAALASLGGGATSCPAARHMAQWETARLEAEARLSLLSSTTSAATASFAASSSSSSTVAAGADHVTEAPPDIYLRLWNSEVGDSFRKSALSAGREEEPVNASDEAVPVSAFAPPGDDSSAVSNVTASAGADEYQVFLDLAAEELELSSFHGRHGGFPLFPSADMLGDASLYTAFD; from the exons ATGGGGAGGACTCCCTGCTGCGACAGCAAGGCGCTCAAGAAAGGGCCGTGGACGCCGGACGAGGACAAGCTCCTCGTCGACTACGTCCAGGCCAACGGCTCCGGCAACTGGCGCATGCTCCCCAAGCTCGccg GGCTGAACCGGTGCGGCAAGAGCTGCAGGCTCCGGTGGACGAACTACCTGCGGCCGGACATCAAGCGCGGGCCTTTCACCCCCGAGGAGCACAAGTCCATCCTCCAGCTCCACGCCATCGTCGGCAACAA GTGGTCCATGATCGCGGCGCAGCTGCCTGGCCGGACGGACAACGAGATCAAGAACTACTGGAACACCAACGTCAAGAAGCAGCTCCGTCAGGGCCATtcggccgccgtcggcgagcaGGCCGCACTAGCgagcctcggcggcggcgcaaccagCTGCCCCGCGGCTCGCCACATGGCCCAGTGGGAGACTGCACGCCTCGAGGCCGAGGCGCGCCTCTCCCTCCTGTCCAGCACTACCTCCGCCGCGACCGCCAgcttcgccgcctcctcgtcctcctcgtcgacaGTTGCGGCCGGTGCCGACCACGTCACGGAGGCGCCGCCGGACATCTACCTTCGCCTCTGGAACTCCGAGGTCGGGGACTCCTTCCGCAAGTCCGCACTCTCGGCGGGGCGCGAGGAAGAGCCGGTGAACGCATCCGACGAAGCGGTGCCGGTGTCCGCGTTCGCGCCGCCCGGCGACGACTCCTCGGCAGTGTCCAACGTGACCGCGTCCGCGGGTGCGGACGAGTACCAGGTGTTCCTGGACCTGGCGGCCGAGGAGCTCGAGCTGTCGTCGTTCCATGGCCGGCACGGCGGGTTCCCGCTCTTCCCCTCGGCCGACATGCTCGGCGACGCCTCCCTCTACACCGCGTTCGACTAA
- the LOC102699396 gene encoding remorin-like: MAEEEAKKVEVEVTEAPPTAAAAEPEPAAKDVAEEKAVIPAPAEEEKPPVDDSKALAIVEKVADEPPAEKPAKGGSNDRDIALAKVESEKRNSLIKAWEENEKTKAENKASKKLSAILSWENTKKANIEAELKKIEEQLEKKKAEYAEKMKNKVAIVHKEAEEKRAMVEAKRGEEVLKAEEMAAKYRATGHAPKKLIGCFGA, encoded by the exons ATGGCTGAGGAGGAGGCCAagaaggtggaggtggaggtcaCCGAggcgccgcccaccgccgccgccgcggagccgGAGCCCGCGGCCAAGGACGTCGCCGAGGAGAAGGCCGTCatccccgcccccgccgaggaggagaagccTCCCGTCGACGACTCCAAGGCGCTGGCCATCGTCGAGA AGGTTGCAGATGAACCTCCTGCCGAGAAACCAGCAAAAGGGGGATCTAATGACAGAG ATATCGCTCTTGCAAAGGTGGAAAGTGAGAAGAGGAACTCATTGATCAAAGCATGGGAGGAAAATGAGAAGACAAAAGCTGAGAACAA GGCTTCAAAGAAGCTATCTGCTATTCTTTCATGGGAGAACACGAAGAAAGCTAACATAGAAGCTGAACTGAAGAAGATTGAG GAGCAACTGGAAAAGAAGAAGGCTGAATATGCAGAGAAGATGAAGAACAAAGTCGCGATCGTCCACAAGGAAGCTGAGGAGAAGAGAGCAATGGTCGAGGCAAAGCGTGGTGAGGAAGTTCTGAAGGCCGAGGAGATGGCAGCCAAGTACCGTGCCACTGGCCATGCTCCCAAGAAACTCATCGGGTGCTTTGGGGCCTAA
- the LOC102699678 gene encoding probable ascorbate-specific transmembrane electron transporter 2: MATELGVKAAPFTYVAHALAVVAAVMVLVWCISFRGGLAFEADNKNLIFNVHPVLMLIGYIILGSEAIMIYKIFPKLNHDTTKLIHLILHAIAIVLGAVGIYCAFKFHNESGIANLYSLHSWLGIGTISLYGIQWIFGFAAFFFPGAAPHVRRGALPWHVLFGLLVYVLTLATAELGLLEKLTFLQSSGLDKYGAEAFLVNFTGLVVVLFGAAVVVAAVAPVHVEEEPEGYAPIPVN, from the exons ATGGCTACCGAGCTGGGCGTCAAGGCGGCGCCGTTCACGTACGTGGCGCACGCGCTGGCCGTCGTGGCGGCGGTCATGGTGCTCGTCTGGTGCATCAGCTTCCGGGGCGGCTTGGCGTTCGAGGCGGACAACAAGAACCTCATCTTCAAC GTTCACCCTGTTCTTATGCTGATTGGGTACATTATCCTCGGTAGTGAAG CCATAATGATCTACAAGATATTCCCAAAGCTGAACCACGACACAACCAAGCTGATCCACCTGATCCTCCACGCCATCGCGATTGTTCTTGGCGCTGTCGGAATCTACTGCGCGTTCAAGTTCCACAACGAGAGTGGGATCGCCAACCTCTACAGCCTGCATTCCTGGCTTGGGATCGGGACGATCTCGCTGTACGGCATTCAG TGGATATTTGGATTCGCGGCGTTCTTCTtccccggcgcggcgccgcacGTCAGGCGCGGGGCGCTGCCATGGCACGTGCTGTTCGGGCTGCTCGTCTACGTCCTGACTctggcgacggcggagctCGGGCTCCTGGAGAAGCTGACCTTCCTCCAGAGCTCCGGCCTCGACAAGTACGGCGCGGAGGCGTTCCTGGTGAACTTCACGGGGTTGGTCGTCGTGTTGTTCGGCGCCGCTGTCGTtgtggccgccgtcgccccggTTCACGTCGAAGAAGAACCCGAGGGCTATGCTCCGATTCCGGTAAATTAG